The genomic region ACTAAGTGGCGAGCCTTTGCCGCGTATCTGTTAAATCGTTGCAAGTGTTTCAGCTTGCGCTATGTTTTTAACCTACTTTTTTAAAGAGGAGGAAAAACTGTGTCTAAAATGTCGCCTGAAGAGCAGCTTGAGTATCTCAAACGCGGTGTAGTGGATATCATTGAGGAAAAAGAGTTGCTGGAAAAGCTTAAACGGGCCGAAAAGACAGGAAAGCCTCTTAAAATAAAGGCCGGTTTTGACCCCACCGCTCCTGATCTTCACCTGGGGCATACCGTTCTTTTGCGAAAGATGCGCCACTTTCAAGACCTAGGCCACGAAGTCTATTTCCTCATCGGAGATTTTACCGCCATGATCGGCGATCCTTCTGGGCGCTCTGATACTAGACCTCCTCTTACCAGGGAACAGGTTCTGGAAAACGCCAAAACCTATGAAGCCCAGGTCTTTAAAATTCTTGATCCGGAAAAGACGAAAGTAGCTTTCAATAGTGAGTGGATGTCTAAGTTTACCGCTGAGGATTTTATCAGGCTTTGTGCCAAATATACCGTGGCCCGCATGCTTGAGCGTGATGACTTTAAAAAGCGCTTTGAATCTCATCGTCCCATTGCTATTCACGAGCTGATTTACCCTTTGATACAGGCTTACGATTCCGTAGCCCTAGAAGCTGATGTTGAGCTTGGTGGCACCGACCAGCTTTTTAATCTTCTGGTAGGTCGGGACATTCAGCGGGAGTACAGCCAGGAGCCACAAATTGTGATGACTGTGCCTATCTTAGAGGGCCTTGACGGTGTTCAGAAGATGAGTAAGTCCCTTGGCAATTATATTGGTATTACTGAGCCGCCACAGGAGATGTTCGGTAAAATCATGTCTATTAGTGACGAACTTATGTGGCGTTATTACGAGCTTTTAACCGATGTTCCTCTTGACCAGATAGCCAGGTGGAAAGAAGAAGCCGCTTCTGGCAAGATTAATCCTAAAGATTTGAAAATTAATCTCGCTAAAATAATTGTCGCTCAATATCACTCAGAAGAAGCGGCTGAAAAAGCAGCCCAAGAGTTTGAAAAAGTCTTTGCCAAAGGCGGTTTACCAGAAGATATACC from Thermodesulfatator indicus DSM 15286 harbors:
- the tyrS gene encoding tyrosine--tRNA ligase; the encoded protein is MSPEEQLEYLKRGVVDIIEEKELLEKLKRAEKTGKPLKIKAGFDPTAPDLHLGHTVLLRKMRHFQDLGHEVYFLIGDFTAMIGDPSGRSDTRPPLTREQVLENAKTYEAQVFKILDPEKTKVAFNSEWMSKFTAEDFIRLCAKYTVARMLERDDFKKRFESHRPIAIHELIYPLIQAYDSVALEADVELGGTDQLFNLLVGRDIQREYSQEPQIVMTVPILEGLDGVQKMSKSLGNYIGITEPPQEMFGKIMSISDELMWRYYELLTDVPLDQIARWKEEAASGKINPKDLKINLAKIIVAQYHSEEAAEKAAQEFEKVFAKGGLPEDIPQVEVPAGEVWLPRFLKEQGLVKSTSEARRLISQGGVHLDGEKVRQEDILFEAGHEYVLRVGKKRFLKILVKA